Genomic window (Chondrocystis sp. NIES-4102):
CTACTGCACCAGCAGCAATGATTGCACCATTGCCAATATTCACACCCCCAAGAACCAGAACATTATTACCAATCCAAACATCATTACCAATTTTACATGGTTGCATTTCTTGTATATAATCGCGATCGGCAAAGGTAAATCCAATCTGTTTTCTAGTGGAGAAAAATATCGGATGACTAGAAACAAAATCTCTAGTAGGATGACTTGCCAAACCAATTGTACAATTAGCACCAATGCTGCAAAATTTACCTATTGTGGTGGTATAAACCGTTGTCTTTTCGGCTATATAACTATAAGAACCTAGCTGCGATTCTACAACTAAAGAATGTCTCTCTATTTTTGTGTTTTTAGCTAAAAAAGAATCTTTACTAATAATTGCTGTATATTTTTGGTCAATTTTTGAATACTTTAATTTAGTACGACACCAGTTATATAGATAGTTGAAGTGGTCTGTG
Coding sequences:
- a CDS encoding hexapeptide repeat-containing protein acetyltransferase — protein: MFNFLVTIKNTLNNPVTDHFNYLYNWCRTKLKYSKIDQKYTAIISKDSFLAKNTKIERHSLVVESQLGSYSYIAEKTTVYTTTIGKFCSIGANCTIGLASHPTRDFVSSHPIFFSTRKQIGFTFADRDYIQEMQPCKIGNDVWIGNNVLVLGGVNIGNGAIIAAGAVVNKDVPPYAIYGGVPAKLIRYKFDPETIEFLQEFKWWDKEEEWLRKNFKYFHNVDKLMNYVKQQ